Proteins found in one Pelmatolapia mariae isolate MD_Pm_ZW linkage group LG7, Pm_UMD_F_2, whole genome shotgun sequence genomic segment:
- the rai14 gene encoding ankycorbin isoform X3, which produces MKSLKAKFRKTDTNEWNKNDERLLAAVEHGEVEKVSSLLAKKGANPVKLDSEGKSALHVAAARGQIDCLSFILAHGADLSVTDAAGFSPLHLAAKNNHTECCRKLIQSKCPIDAVDGSGKTALHHAAASGNIQIVQLLCELKSPINLKDTDGLTSLLLAAKHSHAEVCSILLDFGSEINTSDNSGRMALMLATESNAVSVVEVLVQRGADLSAVDAEGHDVLHYAKVSGSSETKTVLSAALNKHPVSDTKSPKSPQHDQVAKISDERIITPKKRKAPPPPISPPQSSGPSSPSIVTSTGTPASNKSDTPKRFNYKEDEIRGTALKEEVEKERNMLLETIEDLKQTVETVTGPELDTKAEQSFTASAALVSALQAKIMALTLENQQLASKLKKHPSLQGNENLKEMSRPNSIASNSSFHSTQDEFESLPQVPSTTQVEGEDPGADSVILEEEEREKLRGGGEEEIRLLRQTLEKVQIKLLETRKENQSLQAQLKPERSRERGDNESERGRERELMESLAELQAKLTDTQERYHQAVEEVENLRVQVGTREGQESQRLTSPTLEHEVTQLKAQLAQSESEVDKATQHIKRLEEALKKMEEDRESAKEKEQRAAQLEELYKEAQEEVRVLQEALKGTVPVESAAKDFEEMKAARDEEIAGLQLRCRELSRSYSETKNQLNATQKQLAEAQAEKSMAPSPTLEQQVQVLNSKVEELQRLLAEAEKKYSSAQEEISLLRKEAEVQAQSSVALADQMQVMSSLGNAIKELENEVEALKKELHQKTTQVEALQHRLTAEKDVTPDDSVSRVEHDTVREQLEGEVNHLTHLLQEALRKQDEMALEAADAWQKARDNGAEREALQELVMSKEKENQTLTSKLAESQDAVCQLKQLVENHIASEREKNKRMTCLERW; this is translated from the exons ACAAATGAGTGGAACAAAAACGATGAACGCTTGCTTGCTGCAGTGGAGCATGGTGAGGTTGAGAAAGTCTCATCCCTTCTCGCCAAGAAAGGTGCCAATCCTGTAAAGCTGGACAGTGAAGGCAAATCAGC tcttCATGTAGCTGCTGCTCGTGGTCAGATAGACTGCCTCTCTTTCATCTTGGCTCATGGAGCTGACCTGTCAGTCACTGATGCTGCTG GTTTTAGTCCTTTACACCTGGCTGCCAAAAACAACCACACCGAATGCTGCAGAAAACTCATTCAG AGTAAATGTCCTATCGATGCTGTAGATGGATCAGGAAAGACTGCTCTGCATCACGCTG CTGCTAGCGGGAACATCCAGATTGTCCAACTGCTGTGTGAACTCAAAAGCCCCATCAACCTTAAAGACACA GATGGTCTCACTTCCTTGCTGTTGGCAGCCAAACACAGTCATGCAGAAGTATGCAGCATTTTGCTCGACTTTGGTTCTGAAATCAACACTTCTGACAACAGTGGCAg GATGGCCTTGATGCTCGCAACCGAGTCCAACGCAGTATCTGTTGTTGAAGTGTTGGTTCAGAGAGGAGCAGACTTGTCAGCTGTAGATGCAGAAGGCCATGATGTTTTACATTACGCTAAGGTCTCAGGCAGCTCTGAAACCAAAACTGTCCTTTCAGCTGCACTAAACAAGCATCCGGTCTCAG ATACGAAGTCTCCTAAAAGTCCCCAG CATGATCAAGTAGCTAAGATAAGTGATGAACGGATCATAACTCCCAAAAAACGAAAAGCACCTCCACCTCCCATTAGCCCACCTCAG AGCTCTGGACCCTCTTCCCCTTCAATTGTTACATCTACTGGCACTCCAGCATCCAACAAAAGTGACACTCCTAAAAGATTCAACTACAAg gaagATGAGATCAGAGGAACAGCATTGAAAGAGGAGGTtgagaaggagagaaacatgCTGCTGGAAACAATCGAAGACCTGAAGCAAACGGTGGAGACGGTGACGGGTCCTGAGCTGGATACAAAG GCCGAGCAAAGTTTCACAGCGTCTGCTGCTCTGGTTTCTGCTCTGCAAGCCAAGATTATGGCTCTCACTTTGGAAAACCAGCAACTTGCAAGCAAACTTAAG AAACATCCATCCCTCCAAGGAAATGAAAACCTGAAGGAGATGAGTCGTCCAAACAGCATTGCCTCCAACTCATCTTTCCACTCTACCCAGGATGAGTTTGAGTCATTGCCTCAAGTCCCCTCCACCACCCAAGTAGAAGGGGAAGATCCAGGAGCTGACTCTGTGATActggaggaagaagagagagagaaactacGAGGAGGAGGCGAAGAGGAGATCAGATTGTTGAGGCAGACATTAGAGaaagttcagataaaactgctTGAAACCAGGAAGGAAAACCAGTCGCTTCAGGCTCAGCTGAAGCCAGAGCGAAGCAGGGAAAGAGGGGACAATGAAagcgagagaggaagagagagagagctgatgGAGAGTCTAGCAGAGCTGCAAGCCAAGCTGACTGACACTCAGGAGAGATACCACCAAGCTGTGGAGGAAGTGGAGAATCTGAGAGTACAGGTGGGAACGAGAGAAGGCCAGGAGAGCCAGAGACTTACATCACCCACACTTGAACATGAAGTAACGCAGCTAAAGGCCCAGCTAGCCCAATCAGAGTCAGAGGTAGATAAAGCAACACAACATATCAAACGTCTGGAAGAGGCACTGAAGAAGATGGAGGAGGATAGAGAGAGCGCTAAAGAGAAAGAACAGAGGGCAGCACAACTCGAGGAGCTGTACAAGGAGGCACAGGAGGAAGTCAGGGTGCTCCAG GAGGCTCTAAAGGGCACAGTGCCTGTTGAATCTGCAGCCAAAGACTTTGAAGAGATGAAGGCTGCCCGAGATGAGGAAATCGCTGGACTGCAGCTCCGCTGCAGGGAACTTTCACGCTCCTACAGTGAAACCAAAAATCAGCTCAATGCCACTCAGAAACAGCTGGCTGAAGCTCAAGCTGAGAAGAGTATGGCCCCCTCTCCAACTTTGGAACAACAGGTGCAGGTGTTAAACAGTAAGGTGGAGGAGCTGCAGAGGCTGCTAGCTGAGGCTGAGAAGAAATATTCATCTGCTCAAGAGGAGATTTCACTACTGAGGAAGGAGGCAGAGGTTCAGGCACAGAGCTCCGTGGCTCTTGCCGATCAAATGCAGGTGATGTCGTCTCTGGGTAATGCAATCAAAGAGCTGGAAAATGAGGTGGAAGCCCTGAAAAAGGAGCTACATCAAAAGACCACGCAGGTGGAGGCTCTTCAACACAG GCTGACAGCTGAGAAGGATGTCACCCCAGATGACTCAGTCTCCCGTGTGGAGCATGACACAGTGCGGGAGCAGCTGGAAGGTGAAGTGAACCATCTGACACACCTCCTCCAGGAGGCCCTCAGGAAGCAGGATGAGATGGCTCTGGAGGCTGCTGATGCCTGGCAGAAG gcACGGGATAATGGTGCAGAGCGAGAAGCCCTGCAGGAGCTAGTTATGTCAAAGGAGAAGGAGAACCAGACGCTGACCTCCAAACTGGCCGAGTCCCAGGATGCTGTGTGTCAACTCAAACAGCTGGTGGAGAATCACATTGcatcagagagagaaaagaacaagAGG ATGACCTGTCTCGAGAGGTGGTGA
- the rai14 gene encoding ankycorbin isoform X1, whose translation MKSLKAKFRKTDTNEWNKNDERLLAAVEHGEVEKVSSLLAKKGANPVKLDSEGKSALHVAAARGQIDCLSFILAHGADLSVTDAAGFSPLHLAAKNNHTECCRKLIQSKCPIDAVDGSGKTALHHAAASGNIQIVQLLCELKSPINLKDTDGLTSLLLAAKHSHAEVCSILLDFGSEINTSDNSGRMALMLATESNAVSVVEVLVQRGADLSAVDAEGHDVLHYAKVSGSSETKTVLSAALNKHPVSDTKSPKSPQHDQVAKISDERIITPKKRKAPPPPISPPQSSGPSSPSIVTSTGTPASNKSDTPKRFNYKEDEIRGTALKEEVEKERNMLLETIEDLKQTVETVTGPELDTKAEQSFTASAALVSALQAKIMALTLENQQLASKLKKHPSLQGNENLKEMSRPNSIASNSSFHSTQDEFESLPQVPSTTQVEGEDPGADSVILEEEEREKLRGGGEEEIRLLRQTLEKVQIKLLETRKENQSLQAQLKPERSRERGDNESERGRERELMESLAELQAKLTDTQERYHQAVEEVENLRVQVGTREGQESQRLTSPTLEHEVTQLKAQLAQSESEVDKATQHIKRLEEALKKMEEDRESAKEKEQRAAQLEELYKEAQEEVRVLQEALKGTVPVESAAKDFEEMKAARDEEIAGLQLRCRELSRSYSETKNQLNATQKQLAEAQAEKSMAPSPTLEQQVQVLNSKVEELQRLLAEAEKKYSSAQEEISLLRKEAEVQAQSSVALADQMQVMSSLGNAIKELENEVEALKKELHQKTTQVEALQHRLTAEKDVTPDDSVSRVEHDTVREQLEGEVNHLTHLLQEALRKQDEMALEAADAWQKARDNGAEREALQELVMSKEKENQTLTSKLAESQDAVCQLKQLVENHIASEREKNKRIDDLSREVVKLKDALNSLSQLSYSSCSPSKRQQQNQQLETMQQQIKQLQYQLAESKKQHSEVVSVYRMHLLYAVQGQMDEDVQKALKQILMMCKMPSQAKEAS comes from the exons ACAAATGAGTGGAACAAAAACGATGAACGCTTGCTTGCTGCAGTGGAGCATGGTGAGGTTGAGAAAGTCTCATCCCTTCTCGCCAAGAAAGGTGCCAATCCTGTAAAGCTGGACAGTGAAGGCAAATCAGC tcttCATGTAGCTGCTGCTCGTGGTCAGATAGACTGCCTCTCTTTCATCTTGGCTCATGGAGCTGACCTGTCAGTCACTGATGCTGCTG GTTTTAGTCCTTTACACCTGGCTGCCAAAAACAACCACACCGAATGCTGCAGAAAACTCATTCAG AGTAAATGTCCTATCGATGCTGTAGATGGATCAGGAAAGACTGCTCTGCATCACGCTG CTGCTAGCGGGAACATCCAGATTGTCCAACTGCTGTGTGAACTCAAAAGCCCCATCAACCTTAAAGACACA GATGGTCTCACTTCCTTGCTGTTGGCAGCCAAACACAGTCATGCAGAAGTATGCAGCATTTTGCTCGACTTTGGTTCTGAAATCAACACTTCTGACAACAGTGGCAg GATGGCCTTGATGCTCGCAACCGAGTCCAACGCAGTATCTGTTGTTGAAGTGTTGGTTCAGAGAGGAGCAGACTTGTCAGCTGTAGATGCAGAAGGCCATGATGTTTTACATTACGCTAAGGTCTCAGGCAGCTCTGAAACCAAAACTGTCCTTTCAGCTGCACTAAACAAGCATCCGGTCTCAG ATACGAAGTCTCCTAAAAGTCCCCAG CATGATCAAGTAGCTAAGATAAGTGATGAACGGATCATAACTCCCAAAAAACGAAAAGCACCTCCACCTCCCATTAGCCCACCTCAG AGCTCTGGACCCTCTTCCCCTTCAATTGTTACATCTACTGGCACTCCAGCATCCAACAAAAGTGACACTCCTAAAAGATTCAACTACAAg gaagATGAGATCAGAGGAACAGCATTGAAAGAGGAGGTtgagaaggagagaaacatgCTGCTGGAAACAATCGAAGACCTGAAGCAAACGGTGGAGACGGTGACGGGTCCTGAGCTGGATACAAAG GCCGAGCAAAGTTTCACAGCGTCTGCTGCTCTGGTTTCTGCTCTGCAAGCCAAGATTATGGCTCTCACTTTGGAAAACCAGCAACTTGCAAGCAAACTTAAG AAACATCCATCCCTCCAAGGAAATGAAAACCTGAAGGAGATGAGTCGTCCAAACAGCATTGCCTCCAACTCATCTTTCCACTCTACCCAGGATGAGTTTGAGTCATTGCCTCAAGTCCCCTCCACCACCCAAGTAGAAGGGGAAGATCCAGGAGCTGACTCTGTGATActggaggaagaagagagagagaaactacGAGGAGGAGGCGAAGAGGAGATCAGATTGTTGAGGCAGACATTAGAGaaagttcagataaaactgctTGAAACCAGGAAGGAAAACCAGTCGCTTCAGGCTCAGCTGAAGCCAGAGCGAAGCAGGGAAAGAGGGGACAATGAAagcgagagaggaagagagagagagctgatgGAGAGTCTAGCAGAGCTGCAAGCCAAGCTGACTGACACTCAGGAGAGATACCACCAAGCTGTGGAGGAAGTGGAGAATCTGAGAGTACAGGTGGGAACGAGAGAAGGCCAGGAGAGCCAGAGACTTACATCACCCACACTTGAACATGAAGTAACGCAGCTAAAGGCCCAGCTAGCCCAATCAGAGTCAGAGGTAGATAAAGCAACACAACATATCAAACGTCTGGAAGAGGCACTGAAGAAGATGGAGGAGGATAGAGAGAGCGCTAAAGAGAAAGAACAGAGGGCAGCACAACTCGAGGAGCTGTACAAGGAGGCACAGGAGGAAGTCAGGGTGCTCCAG GAGGCTCTAAAGGGCACAGTGCCTGTTGAATCTGCAGCCAAAGACTTTGAAGAGATGAAGGCTGCCCGAGATGAGGAAATCGCTGGACTGCAGCTCCGCTGCAGGGAACTTTCACGCTCCTACAGTGAAACCAAAAATCAGCTCAATGCCACTCAGAAACAGCTGGCTGAAGCTCAAGCTGAGAAGAGTATGGCCCCCTCTCCAACTTTGGAACAACAGGTGCAGGTGTTAAACAGTAAGGTGGAGGAGCTGCAGAGGCTGCTAGCTGAGGCTGAGAAGAAATATTCATCTGCTCAAGAGGAGATTTCACTACTGAGGAAGGAGGCAGAGGTTCAGGCACAGAGCTCCGTGGCTCTTGCCGATCAAATGCAGGTGATGTCGTCTCTGGGTAATGCAATCAAAGAGCTGGAAAATGAGGTGGAAGCCCTGAAAAAGGAGCTACATCAAAAGACCACGCAGGTGGAGGCTCTTCAACACAG GCTGACAGCTGAGAAGGATGTCACCCCAGATGACTCAGTCTCCCGTGTGGAGCATGACACAGTGCGGGAGCAGCTGGAAGGTGAAGTGAACCATCTGACACACCTCCTCCAGGAGGCCCTCAGGAAGCAGGATGAGATGGCTCTGGAGGCTGCTGATGCCTGGCAGAAG gcACGGGATAATGGTGCAGAGCGAGAAGCCCTGCAGGAGCTAGTTATGTCAAAGGAGAAGGAGAACCAGACGCTGACCTCCAAACTGGCCGAGTCCCAGGATGCTGTGTGTCAACTCAAACAGCTGGTGGAGAATCACATTGcatcagagagagaaaagaacaagAGG ATAGATGACCTGTCTCGAGAGGTGGTGAAACTGAAGGATGCCTTAAACAGCCTATCACAGCTCTCCTACAGCTCATGCTCCCCCTCCAAACGACAGCAGCAAAATCAGCAACTCGAGACGATGCAGCAGCAAATCAAACAACTGCAGTACCAGCTTGCT GAGTCAAAGAAGCAACACAGTGAAGTAGTGTCAGTTTACAGAATGCACCTCCTCTATGCTGTTCAG GGTCAGATGGACGAGGACGTCCAGAAAGCCTTGAAGCAGATCCTGATGATGTGCAAGATGCCAAGCCAAGCCAAGGAAGCCTCCTGA
- the rai14 gene encoding ankycorbin isoform X2, which yields MKSLKAKFRKTDTNEWNKNDERLLAAVEHGEVEKVSSLLAKKGANPVKLDSEGKSALHVAAARGQIDCLSFILAHGADLSVTDAAGFSPLHLAAKNNHTECCRKLIQSKCPIDAVDGSGKTALHHAAASGNIQIVQLLCELKSPINLKDTDGLTSLLLAAKHSHAEVCSILLDFGSEINTSDNSGRMALMLATESNAVSVVEVLVQRGADLSAVDAEGHDVLHYAKVSGSSETKTVLSAALNKHPVSDTKSPKSPQSSGPSSPSIVTSTGTPASNKSDTPKRFNYKEDEIRGTALKEEVEKERNMLLETIEDLKQTVETVTGPELDTKAEQSFTASAALVSALQAKIMALTLENQQLASKLKKHPSLQGNENLKEMSRPNSIASNSSFHSTQDEFESLPQVPSTTQVEGEDPGADSVILEEEEREKLRGGGEEEIRLLRQTLEKVQIKLLETRKENQSLQAQLKPERSRERGDNESERGRERELMESLAELQAKLTDTQERYHQAVEEVENLRVQVGTREGQESQRLTSPTLEHEVTQLKAQLAQSESEVDKATQHIKRLEEALKKMEEDRESAKEKEQRAAQLEELYKEAQEEVRVLQEALKGTVPVESAAKDFEEMKAARDEEIAGLQLRCRELSRSYSETKNQLNATQKQLAEAQAEKSMAPSPTLEQQVQVLNSKVEELQRLLAEAEKKYSSAQEEISLLRKEAEVQAQSSVALADQMQVMSSLGNAIKELENEVEALKKELHQKTTQVEALQHRLTAEKDVTPDDSVSRVEHDTVREQLEGEVNHLTHLLQEALRKQDEMALEAADAWQKARDNGAEREALQELVMSKEKENQTLTSKLAESQDAVCQLKQLVENHIASEREKNKRIDDLSREVVKLKDALNSLSQLSYSSCSPSKRQQQNQQLETMQQQIKQLQYQLAESKKQHSEVVSVYRMHLLYAVQGQMDEDVQKALKQILMMCKMPSQAKEAS from the exons ACAAATGAGTGGAACAAAAACGATGAACGCTTGCTTGCTGCAGTGGAGCATGGTGAGGTTGAGAAAGTCTCATCCCTTCTCGCCAAGAAAGGTGCCAATCCTGTAAAGCTGGACAGTGAAGGCAAATCAGC tcttCATGTAGCTGCTGCTCGTGGTCAGATAGACTGCCTCTCTTTCATCTTGGCTCATGGAGCTGACCTGTCAGTCACTGATGCTGCTG GTTTTAGTCCTTTACACCTGGCTGCCAAAAACAACCACACCGAATGCTGCAGAAAACTCATTCAG AGTAAATGTCCTATCGATGCTGTAGATGGATCAGGAAAGACTGCTCTGCATCACGCTG CTGCTAGCGGGAACATCCAGATTGTCCAACTGCTGTGTGAACTCAAAAGCCCCATCAACCTTAAAGACACA GATGGTCTCACTTCCTTGCTGTTGGCAGCCAAACACAGTCATGCAGAAGTATGCAGCATTTTGCTCGACTTTGGTTCTGAAATCAACACTTCTGACAACAGTGGCAg GATGGCCTTGATGCTCGCAACCGAGTCCAACGCAGTATCTGTTGTTGAAGTGTTGGTTCAGAGAGGAGCAGACTTGTCAGCTGTAGATGCAGAAGGCCATGATGTTTTACATTACGCTAAGGTCTCAGGCAGCTCTGAAACCAAAACTGTCCTTTCAGCTGCACTAAACAAGCATCCGGTCTCAG ATACGAAGTCTCCTAAAAGTCCCCAG AGCTCTGGACCCTCTTCCCCTTCAATTGTTACATCTACTGGCACTCCAGCATCCAACAAAAGTGACACTCCTAAAAGATTCAACTACAAg gaagATGAGATCAGAGGAACAGCATTGAAAGAGGAGGTtgagaaggagagaaacatgCTGCTGGAAACAATCGAAGACCTGAAGCAAACGGTGGAGACGGTGACGGGTCCTGAGCTGGATACAAAG GCCGAGCAAAGTTTCACAGCGTCTGCTGCTCTGGTTTCTGCTCTGCAAGCCAAGATTATGGCTCTCACTTTGGAAAACCAGCAACTTGCAAGCAAACTTAAG AAACATCCATCCCTCCAAGGAAATGAAAACCTGAAGGAGATGAGTCGTCCAAACAGCATTGCCTCCAACTCATCTTTCCACTCTACCCAGGATGAGTTTGAGTCATTGCCTCAAGTCCCCTCCACCACCCAAGTAGAAGGGGAAGATCCAGGAGCTGACTCTGTGATActggaggaagaagagagagagaaactacGAGGAGGAGGCGAAGAGGAGATCAGATTGTTGAGGCAGACATTAGAGaaagttcagataaaactgctTGAAACCAGGAAGGAAAACCAGTCGCTTCAGGCTCAGCTGAAGCCAGAGCGAAGCAGGGAAAGAGGGGACAATGAAagcgagagaggaagagagagagagctgatgGAGAGTCTAGCAGAGCTGCAAGCCAAGCTGACTGACACTCAGGAGAGATACCACCAAGCTGTGGAGGAAGTGGAGAATCTGAGAGTACAGGTGGGAACGAGAGAAGGCCAGGAGAGCCAGAGACTTACATCACCCACACTTGAACATGAAGTAACGCAGCTAAAGGCCCAGCTAGCCCAATCAGAGTCAGAGGTAGATAAAGCAACACAACATATCAAACGTCTGGAAGAGGCACTGAAGAAGATGGAGGAGGATAGAGAGAGCGCTAAAGAGAAAGAACAGAGGGCAGCACAACTCGAGGAGCTGTACAAGGAGGCACAGGAGGAAGTCAGGGTGCTCCAG GAGGCTCTAAAGGGCACAGTGCCTGTTGAATCTGCAGCCAAAGACTTTGAAGAGATGAAGGCTGCCCGAGATGAGGAAATCGCTGGACTGCAGCTCCGCTGCAGGGAACTTTCACGCTCCTACAGTGAAACCAAAAATCAGCTCAATGCCACTCAGAAACAGCTGGCTGAAGCTCAAGCTGAGAAGAGTATGGCCCCCTCTCCAACTTTGGAACAACAGGTGCAGGTGTTAAACAGTAAGGTGGAGGAGCTGCAGAGGCTGCTAGCTGAGGCTGAGAAGAAATATTCATCTGCTCAAGAGGAGATTTCACTACTGAGGAAGGAGGCAGAGGTTCAGGCACAGAGCTCCGTGGCTCTTGCCGATCAAATGCAGGTGATGTCGTCTCTGGGTAATGCAATCAAAGAGCTGGAAAATGAGGTGGAAGCCCTGAAAAAGGAGCTACATCAAAAGACCACGCAGGTGGAGGCTCTTCAACACAG GCTGACAGCTGAGAAGGATGTCACCCCAGATGACTCAGTCTCCCGTGTGGAGCATGACACAGTGCGGGAGCAGCTGGAAGGTGAAGTGAACCATCTGACACACCTCCTCCAGGAGGCCCTCAGGAAGCAGGATGAGATGGCTCTGGAGGCTGCTGATGCCTGGCAGAAG gcACGGGATAATGGTGCAGAGCGAGAAGCCCTGCAGGAGCTAGTTATGTCAAAGGAGAAGGAGAACCAGACGCTGACCTCCAAACTGGCCGAGTCCCAGGATGCTGTGTGTCAACTCAAACAGCTGGTGGAGAATCACATTGcatcagagagagaaaagaacaagAGG ATAGATGACCTGTCTCGAGAGGTGGTGAAACTGAAGGATGCCTTAAACAGCCTATCACAGCTCTCCTACAGCTCATGCTCCCCCTCCAAACGACAGCAGCAAAATCAGCAACTCGAGACGATGCAGCAGCAAATCAAACAACTGCAGTACCAGCTTGCT GAGTCAAAGAAGCAACACAGTGAAGTAGTGTCAGTTTACAGAATGCACCTCCTCTATGCTGTTCAG GGTCAGATGGACGAGGACGTCCAGAAAGCCTTGAAGCAGATCCTGATGATGTGCAAGATGCCAAGCCAAGCCAAGGAAGCCTCCTGA